The following coding sequences lie in one Ostrea edulis chromosome 8, xbOstEdul1.1, whole genome shotgun sequence genomic window:
- the LOC125674046 gene encoding uncharacterized protein LOC125674046 gives MLIYRIVTNILWQIIFIETKRPSPPVLERVTYLSLSDLQKSIHVKDLHGWSILKTDDNILVFGMYDQTSRSLEKTITVDINLNVIVRFGEVLLKNKETNLRKISISKFLQEIDNIRKCAGLPDGSYKENCFRFVSTVVRNVKPEVETVVRSQRCSGGLISDESTPVCSACTSLRGSASDGKSSTMQITIHPKTPLSRLSKEDLIKEVKASKYSFREIQAQVQSLTNGMTETVTNEVGEGLYSSIENNPPEDNFLELFWKEQKKAFQSNPKGMRWHPMMIRFAIFLQYQSSRAYEAIKESGVLKLPNKSTLRDYTNVITPATGFQPHVFEELRKIAADLPSEKRFVALLHDEMKIKSDLVYDRRSGQVIGFTNPDTWTFNEDESMKIATHVLVFMVVGINSHIKMSIGHFPTRTSTADELYPLFWSVVAYLVMTCELKVWNFAYLYFDLNKTINLNTRPI, from the exons ATGCTCATTTATAGAATTGTGACAAACATCTTATGGCAGATCATTTTTATAGAG ACGAAACGTCCATCACCACCTGTCCTTGAGAGAGTGACCTATTTATCTCTGTCTGATCTACAGAAAAGTATTCATGTTAAGGACCTTCATGGCTGGAGTATTCTGAAGACAGATGACAACATCCTTGTTTTTGGAATGTATGACCAGACATCAAGATCACTGGAAAAGACAATCACAGTAGACATTAACTTAAATGTCATTGTCCGATTTGGGG AGGTACTTTTGAAGAATAAGGAAACAAATTTAAGGAAGATTTCCATCAGTAAATTCCTCCAAGAAATTGACAACATCAGAAAGTGTGCAGGGTTACCTGATGGTAGTTATAAGGAAAACTGTTTTAGATTTGTTTCTACTGTTGTGAGGAATGTTAAACCTGAAGTGGAAACTGTTGTTAG ATCTCAAAGATGTTCTGGAGGTTTGATCTCAGATGAATCCACACCCGTCTGCTCAGCCTGTACTAGTTTACGTGGGAGCGCTAGTGATGGAAAATCATCGACtatgcagatcacaattcaccCCAAAACACCACTCTCTCGCCTGTCCAAAGAGGACTTGATTAAGGAAGTCAAGGCATCCAAATATAGCTTCAGAGAGATTCAAGCTCAAGTACAATCCCTGACAAATG GTATGACGGAGACAGTAACAAATGAAGTGGGAGAGGGACTTTATTCTTCAATAGAAAACAATCCTCCAGAAGACAACTTTTTGGAATTGTTTTGGAAGGAGCAGAAAAAGGCATTTCAATCCAATCCAAAGGGTATGAGGTGGCATCCCATGATGATACGATTTGCCATTTTCTTGCAGTATCAAAGTTCTCGAGCATATGAGGCCATTAAAGAATCTGGTGTTTTAAAACTACCAAACAAATCAACATTGAGGGACTATACCAATGTTATAACACCAGCAACTGGCTTTCAACCACATGTGTTTGAG GAACTAAGAAAGATCGCAGCAGACCTTCCCTCCGAGAAGAGATTTGTTGCTCTCCTTCAtgacgaaatgaaaataaagtccGACCTGGTGTATGACAGACGGAGTGGCCAAGTCATCGGATTCACAAATCCAGATACTTGGACATTCAACGAG GATGAGTCAATGAAAATTGCAACCCATGTGCTGGTTTTCATGGTTGTTGGCATTAATTCCCACATAAAAATGAGTATTGGCCATTTTCCTACCAGAACTTCCACTGCCGATGAATTATATCCTCTCTTTTGGAGTGTTGTGGCATACTTAGTAATGACATGTGAACTGAAAGTATGGAATTTTGCATATTTGTACTTTGATTTAAATAAGACTATCAATTTAAATACCAGACCAATATAA
- the LOC125661415 gene encoding uncharacterized protein LOC125661415 — protein MRAYYGPEVSETARFFSLVNRFFDCLNVLSLRESVFQRKPDVAPYTSQNDPRFQFLEDEVLEYFNQWLISVRSRPGYKKTEQNKMFISYQTHEGIIMTVKSFIEATRYLFQQGVPYVLSNVFCQDPLEEHFGRHRGLGTRHDNPTVHQFGYQENQLRIQRSLAFNFVPKGNTAGRAGEKRPIVITNSPLKHN, from the exons ATGCGTGCTTATTATGGCCCAGAGGTGTCAGAGACAGCTAGGTTCTTCAGTTTGGTGAACCGATTTTTTGATTGCCTGAATGTGCTGTCATTGAGGGAGTCTGTGTTCCAGAGAAAACCAGATGTAGCACCCTACACTTCACAAAATGACCCAAGATTTCAG TTCCTCGAGGATGAAGTCTTAGAATATTTCAATCAGTGGCTCATTTCTGTGAGGTCCCGACCAGGCTATAAGAAGACGGAGCAGAACAAAATGTTCATTTCGTATCAAACTCATGAGGGCATTATCATGACAG TGAAATCCTTCATTGAGGCAACAAGATACCTGTTTCAACAGGGGGTGCCATATGTTTTGAGCAATGTCTTCTGTCAGGACCCACTTGAAGAGCACTTTGGTCGCCACAGAGGATTGGGTACTCGTCATGACAACCCAACAGTTCACCAGTTCGG TTACCAAGAAAACCAACTTCGAATTCAGAGGAGCTTAGCCTTCAACTTTGTGCCCAAAGGAAACACTGCAGGAAGGGCAGGAGAAAAAAGACCCATTGTCATAACAAACAGTCCCTTAAAACATAACTAA
- the LOC130049190 gene encoding uncharacterized protein LOC130049190, whose amino-acid sequence MKSAEAVSSPPVKPLLDDPRLTATINTGYRYLYSVGCLSEEVWTCGNNKIMKVHNLQSKLLTSIQTKSGNWLQDIAVTLEGDLVYTDYYDKTINLVKNKQIQTVITLHGWKPLFVCSTTSDDLLVTMDSDDYEKCKVVRYSGSTEKQSIQFDDQSRPLYSSGDHIINTKCISENRNLDICVADREGCAVVVVNQSGKLRFRYTGHPSNSKESFEPVGIATDNQSHILTADINNDCIHILDQDGQFLRYIHCDLLRPFGLCVDNGDNLFVAELNTAKVKKIQYL is encoded by the coding sequence atgaagtcagcagaagctgtatcgtctcctccagtcaaaccactgcttgacgACCCGCGCCTCACCGCCACCATAAACACTGGGTATAGATATCTATATAGTGTTGGCTGTCTCAGTGAAGAAGTCTGGACATGTGGGAATAACAAAATCATGAAGGTACacaacctccagagtaaactactgacatcaatacaaaccaagtcagggaacTGGTTACAGGACATTGCAGTGACACTGGAGGgggatcttgtttatactgactattATGATAAAACTATAAACCTAGtaaagaataaacagatacagaccgtgatcacactacatgGGTGGAAACCTCTCTTTGTCTGCAGTACCACCTCTgatgatctcctggttaccatggacAGTGATGATTACGAAAAAtgcaaagtcgtgcgttactccggctccacagagaaacaaagcattcagtttgatgatcagagtcgtcctctctattcatctgGGGATCATATCATTAACACTAAATGCATCAGTGAAAACAGGAActtggatatctgtgtggctgaccgTGAGGGTtgtgcagtagtggtggtcaatcagtcaggaaaactccgatttagatacactggtcatccatCTAATAGTAAGGAATCATTTGAACCAGTTGGTATCGCTACAGACaaccagagtcacatcctgacagcagacatTAACAATGACTGTATCCATATTTtggatcaggacggacagttcctccgttacattcactgtgatttacTCCGTCCAttcggtttatgtgtggacaacggagacaacctctttgtggctgagttaaacactgctaaagtgaagaaaatccaatatctataa